ACCATGATTTGATATGGGTATTTcctactggcgtgaggagcatgttgCGTATTGTGATTTTTCTCCTAGATgtgatcaaatggaaagttcctggctaattgaatatgtattctaCTTGTGACTCAGAGTTGTTAATGAGATTCGTGCTTTTCATATGACGGGATAATGGATGCGGTGTGTTGTAGGGAAGGTCATGTATTCTTAAATAACATGGacggtttcagatgactaggtgaGCGATATTACTATTTGCTATTTCTTGAAGAGAGTGTACCTTTTGGAAGGCGCACTATTTTTTGATTTACGAATACTTCATTGATATTGCAGTATTCTCCTAgctgatcgactgctgatatttaGATCTTACTATGTGGCATAGAAGAATTAgagaagtattcctcgtgggatgatcATTCATGAGAGATGTGTTAGGCATTCGGGTGGTAGAGTTGGGATCAGAcatggtgattcgtgtgttctatagATTTAGTGACTTGGAAATTTTCAGAAGCAGGTTGTTTCGTGGTTGCGGACTGTGAAGATGTAGCCAAAGCTAGCCAAATGATAGTATGTGTTTTggttaggtcattgtggatcttCAAAGGGTTAATTATCTAGTTTTTGgatgaccagagttgatttggggctCATTGGTAGGCCCAACGAGGTGTATTCTGTACTAGGTTAGATTGGTTGGCTCCGTACtgctattattgagggatgtTCCATTTGGTTAGAGTTGAGCTTATTCGTATTCTGATATGTTCTATGTATTACTTTTCATGCTACGAAGggttgtgattcgttggttatatgcacacatggtgcggttctattaaGGGCCCTATAGTGGAATTGGAGCTAGAAGGATATTAGGGTGTTGAATGATTGATAGTGTGTTTGGTTATGTTCATTCCGGACCGTGGTATTGTGCTATTTGTTTCTCCATGGTTATGGCCATGCACCTTGGGCCCTTGATGTCGAATGGCGCATGGTTATTGATTTATAGCAGGGTAgcttgaggtatttcatatggaccagtgtttggatggggtcacgcattGCAGCAGAGTTATGTTGAGATACGATCCTTAGTGTTAGATTTATGTGTCTTGGTTCTACTAGGTATGATGGGTTCGTAGCATTTTGGTTGTAGTGGTACTTGTTGAACTTGCAGGATggttctctcatttgagtcattttccatgattgagtacatttggattgtttcttattggtgcacggattgcacgggttgtggctttagattctATTGATGAGGCATGTCACTAAAGTGGTTGTGTTAGTTGAGATGAGgttattggacctagaatggataCTATCGGATTTGATTATAGCATGTATGGAGGATAAAATCAGAAGTCGACTTAGAAATTGGCTATAGTTCTTGTCGAAGAAGGGAGATTTCCATGACTTGTTGGTCTGATAAGTGGTTACAAGTTTctacgtgtttctttcatcattgacAATGTACGAaggttttagaacgaggttttgtttgatatgaggtttattaccAGTACCAGGTTTATTTTTAAACAACTACGGTGATTAGAAATTATTGatatgagtatttgagttataTCATGTGATTGTGTCTTGGGCTATGGTCATGGCTTGATgtagcttgttcagacttatacaacgTGTAGATGCGAGATTCGGGTCTTATAGGAAATTTCAGATGATGGAAATTAGGTTATAACATTTATGGGCTAAGGTTGAATTAAGGATCTTTAGTTAGGTTGTGTCGTCAGGTTTATATGGattagggtgatgtgggatcacccccgggtatgtgcatggtaagatTACACGgtgatttgatggctttggaatgactcttggcacgtttgaggacgaacgtatgttcaagtgggggagaatgtaatgacccgatccatcattttgagcatttgcacttcgctcgataGTTTGAGGGAATGAGTAGCtctatatgatgtattatgacttgtgtgaatcatcggttttggttttcaggttattgagaattgatttggaagaatgcttaactaggaagctttaagttggaagagctgaccaagtttgacttttgtgaattTGACCTCGGAAAGAAGTTTTGATAGTTCTGTTAGGTTCGGATGCTGATTTAGGACTCGGGCATATTCccgaatttgcatttggatgtttctagaaggtttcagcccaaattggcgaaagttggaaatttgaaggtttggaaagttcataagtttgaccgagagttgactttgaggatATCGGATTTGGATTGTAGTTTCAGGAATCGAAAtaacttcgttatgtcatttgggacttgtgtgcaaaatttgggttcattccgggCTGATTTGGTATGTTTCGGCGCGAATTTTGAAAGTTAAAAGTtaaaagttcattgatttttgaTTTGAGATGCGATTCGTcatttttatgttgtttgatgtgatttgaaccTTCAATTAAGTTTGTATCGTAttttaagacttgttggtatgattgaaTGAGAttccgaggggctcgggtgtgttttggatcatTGATTGAGAAACTAGTTAAGGATTTGGagtttgaccatggtcaatatcGGATCAAAATGACTTCTTTTCGGTGTATTGAGTGCGAGAAGGTTCGTAGCGTGTTTTATGATTGAAACGCATATATGGTTTGTGTCGGGGAGGTTCTGAATGTGTTTTGGGTGCTAAAACAAAAATTCTTTTGTTGGTGATTTTCTAGTATAAAATAATTACGAAAATGTCattttttaacccttaaatttccAGACTTCATTTAAAACTTCAAAACATCATATCTCCCTCATTTTAAGGCCAAATTGGGTGATTCAATAGCCTATCTTGACTGAAATTTTACAAGAAATCCATTGGAGCATTGAAAGCGAGTTTCGAGATTATTTGGCATACGAAACGAGGCAGAACAACTGggcaaaaaaatatttaataccaagagtttgttcatttggtcatattttgagttggggagctcggatttgggcaacTTTTACCATATGAacttggggtaagtattctctactcggttttagtTATATTCCACTAATCTATCTTCGTTTTTGGTAATTGGTTTGTGaatttaaagagaaaattgggggggggggggtttgccTAAAGTTTTCCTAATGtgaattttgagttttgaacatcgatttggagttggatttaagtgaaactagtatggttggactcgtaatcgaAAGGGTTTCTGAATTTTATatgttttgtcgggttccgaggcgcATGTTTGGGTCTTAAcgttttggccaattttgggattttgattaaGGATTCGGCCTTTAccatttggaattgtttccttgggctttgtttgatgtatttgagttgcttttgtcTAGTTTCGAGCCATTCGAAGGTCGATACGCGCGAGATGGCACTCTTGGAGCATCGTTCGACTcactcggtattggaattggcttgtttgaggtaagtaacacttctaaacttggtgttgagggtatgaacaCCGAATTACGTGTTATTAATtagtgttgaggtgacacacatgctaggtgacaggcttTTGGGCTCGCACCGTATAGATTGTGATTTAGTCGATTTCATGGAACTATGCAACTATCTTAGTAGAACATTTCTACTGTACTCTATGTGTTAGAGCACCTGAGCTGTAATTgatgctagaaatcatgtttaggctatatgctggtaACAATGGCACCTATAGTGGTCATTCTTtgctgttgagttatttgcttaatttCAGTTATGTACTCGGTCACTTTTATCattacatatcatatctcagtctctgttattgTTTATTGTCACATCTCATATCATTGATTTGGGCTGCCCAACATGAGTGTTGTGAGctaagagactggagagattgatgactgagtgaggccgagggcctaattgtgaggatattgatactatagcacgtgagttgtccatgcagcacgtgagttgtccatgcagcacatgagttgtccatgCGGATTATAGCTCTTGGGCTAAAGGagaccctccggagtctgtacacacccctagtgagcgcaattgattatatatatatatatattgggctgaaggagcccctccggagtctgcatgcACTCCCAGTTAGCGTAGTTGATTATATACATATacgtggatcgagttgcacgccgcaacgagccttatggctatataaATGTGGATCGATTTGTACGCTGCAACacggcgttatatatgtgtatatgtatatatatatatatatatatatatatatatatatatatatatatatatatatatatatatatggatcgtgTTGCATGCTGCAACGAGCGTTATggctatatatgtggatcgggttgcacgctgcaacgagccttatgtctatatatatgtggatcggattgcacaccCCAACGGGCCTTATGactatatatggattgggctgcacgccgcagcaggtaTTGTATaatgctgagtgattgagtgtgctGAATATTGAGCATGGTGAGAGAGAATACGAGATAGTGATATTGAGTACTCCGAGAGTGcaagtacatgagttcatcactgaggtgcattgcatttgacatgcgtacttgagatacatgcatagaaatgcattcccttatgctacccggttttggtgacattcatgattttacctgtatcttgacatgtaggtatagagatgtactttcctcatgctatctgaaaatgaaacgtcttatttattgttgaaagaTTTTTGGGACAAatcacagttttcaaacttactcatatgcTTTGGATTTTCAGTGAAGATATGGGATTTCCTGTTATACTTGAAAAACATGTCTATTTTTCTGTAACTGTGAGCCAGTTGAGCATTCTACCTCTAAGTTATTTTCATATACCcttttattatattgttatgGACTGTTACTGGTTATTGGAATTGGACTCTGAACCTTGTCCAAGgtcatcactactttcaacctaaggttaagtttgttacttattgagtatatgaggtcggttgtactcatactatacttttgcaccttatgtgcagatgtTGGCTGTTGATGATGCTGCGATCGAGGGGAgttggatttgaagatgtacccgCCTTctggttgtagctgcctcttgttcatagTAGCCTTAGAATAATAGAAATTTATTTATGTAcatttcgaacagatgatgtaATTATTTCATACTAGATTTATAAATTCTAaccttagaagctcatgatttgtactaccagtccttgggaagtGTGTGAGATTCAGATATTTGCTTTTACTTATTTGTCTTATTAAACTTCATTGGAATTGGATAATTgataattggcttacctagtgggttgggttaggtgccatcacgactagttggattttgggtcgttaCACCACTTAACTGTTTTCAATAATTTTTTTGAATCTTATATTGTTTCTGCTTTGTTTCTAGCAGACCTATCAGACCTATTCTTACTTCATTGCAGAGGAGCTTCACCTCCCTCTGCTTGTAAGGGGCATTTAGGCCCATAACATTCTAtgctaggcaattaaccattccTTGAGTGAGGAAACATCGAGCCTCTCACATTTTCTCTGACTAAATTGTTACCAAGTTCACTAGTACCAGTTTTGGTCAGTACTTGAAATGAGTTCCCTCACAATTTGTTGATCCTTGACTTGCTAATTTTTACCTATTTTCAAAAGTGTAATCTACCCTCCATTAGTACCACTTGCTTTTTGTTGCATCTTTGGACTAGTAGCTCCTCTCCCCACAGCTAGATCATTGTTAACAATTGGATTAGAAGGTTGTTTTTCTAGATATTTTGATACTACCATCTGCTCCTTCTCACCGTGTTGCTCCTTTTCCTTTTGGACAGGTTGTGATGACCCAATAGAATATTTTGAGTTTTAACCTTCATTCCTGTATTCCAAGACCTTGAGTAGCTTCGTTTAGCattcctcgatttgcatgcgcagttcgtGTTCTTTTCTGAAAAACTTTTATGtgaaagattaaagaaaatgtaaattttagccttaaaaataatttgagttgactacggtcaatattTTGTGTAAACGGACCCAGATTAGTATTTTGATGGACTCGGTGGGTacgtatcatgatttgggacttaggcatATTCCCAAAATTGAATTCGGAAAAAGTCCTTAACTTGATTTAACATGATTCGTTGAAAActagtaatttgaaggtttaaagaatttcTAAGTTTGACCGTAGGCTGACTTTGTTGCTACCAGGTTTGGATTTTGGTTTCGAAACTTGGAATAGGTTCATTTCGCcatttatgacttgtttgtaAAATATGGTGCAAAAGATAGttaatttgacgtgattcgaacgtCCAATTGTGAAtttgaaagttcttaagtttcttaGAAAATTTCATTCTTTTTGATGTCTGATTTGTAgatctaggtgttattttggtattttgatcgcacgagcaagttcatatgatgttgttacacttgtgtgcatgtttgatttggagcccgaggggctcgggtgagtttcggataggctacaaagTGATTTTGAACTCAGAAGGATTGCCGGTTTTAGGGATTCTGGTGTCTGGTGCCTTATTATTCGCGATCGTGAAGGGTAACCTATGCTTGGGTGGgatttcctctatgcgaacgcgaggttAAGGTCACGAACGCGAATCTGTGGTGGGATCACCCTTCGAGAACGCGACCAGTACCATGCGAATGCGATGGGTATGGCCTGGGATGGGATCTGCTGAGTGTTCTACGTGAATGCAAAccaagggtcgcaaatgcgaaggccaaGGGGGAAGGTCCATCACGAACGCGAAGTCCAATTGGGCCGCAATACTTCGCGAACACGTCAGGTCCTTCGCGAACACAATAAAGACCTGACGCCAGTGATTAAAAATATCCCAAAGACGGGATTTTCTTCAGTTTTCATCATCTCCACATTTGTGCTCGGCTTAGAGGCAATTTTGAAGAGGAATTTCATCCACACTTCATAGGTTAGTagattttaactcgttttcttccatttctacAACATCCATTGAATTCTAGTCTTTTAATTTATGCTTgttcatggtagaaattaaggATTTaagtagaaattggggattttgagaagttgagatttagacctcaaattgaggtcgggtttcgaaactaatcacataaccgggctcggggatgaatgagtaattgggttttggtccgaatctcaaTTTTTGACCAAGCGGTCCTGgggttaacttttgttgactttttttaaaatcattaacgattgaatctttttcactcatgggtagtttctaaagcttattttgaattgtttgaactatatttggttagattcgattggTTTGGAGGAATTTAAGAGGAAAAACCCCGATTGAGATTTGATTTGATTGcagattgaggtaagtgttgtggttaatcttgacttgagggattaggacttgttaGTCTATTTGTTACGTGTTTAATGTGTGGGAACAACATATATATGAGGTGATGAGTACTTATGTGTTGCTGTTAGGTTACGCATGCGGGTGTGTTTTATTGCATTATTAATTATTATATCCATGCTTAGGTTAGGTTATTACTTCTTGATTATTCCTTCAGTAATTAATGCTTATTTCATAACTGTTGAGTATtttgaaagttgaagtttggtATCTTGGCATCATATTTGATGTTAAGTACATTCTCCACATTTTTTATTTCCCAAATTCATATAATATTCAGTACATGGTAAGGAAGagtataaaagcacgaagggtgatgcggtGCCATTGCATTTATCTTATTTAATGATTAATTcatagtgaggaagagagtaaaagcatgaagggtgataccgtgagATTTATCTCCTTTATTCATTATTAaatagtgaggaagagagtaaaagcactaaAGGTGATGCCGTACCATTAGTCTCATTTATTCATTGTTACAAGGTAAGGAttagagtaaaagcatgaagggtgatgccgtgccattttattTTACTTATACTATCATTtcatggtaaggacgagagtaataacatgaagggtgatgccgtgccattctCACGTTATTGGTTTATCTGATTTCATTGGTTGATGATTGATTTGGATATTATGTGATTTCATACCTATCGTAGTTATCATATTGCTCCCCTtttgcatgtcccctcctagTTATTCTCTGTTATTGTTACTGCTTCGCATATACTTTTATTGGTTTATTTACGTAGGTGTCCtgtcctcgtcactacctcatcgaGGCTAGGCTCGAAACTTACGGAGTACATTGGGTcagttgtacttatactacacttcttgtgcagattctgGTATTGGTCCCAACGGTGCATGAGGTGTGTCAGCTCGAATCATTGCATATGGAAACTTATAGATTTGCTGGtgtccgcagaccttgaagtccccttcctctTCCCTCTTTAATTGTTCATTTCCTTCGCAacagttgtatttatttcagaaCCTATTTGTCTTTGTGTTTAAAACTGTTAAATATTAGCTATTTAATTATCTCACGCTAGCTTTCCTAGCAAGTGGATGTTAGGTACCATCATGACCCTGAGATTGggattctgggtcgtgacaagttagcaTCAGAACCCTAGGTTGCCTAGGtatcatgagtcatgagcaagcttagtagagtacAGAGGATCGGTACTGAGACGTCTAttcttatcttctagaggctatggagttttaggaaaaatttcacttttttGCTTCTCTATCATGCGATTTTATTCTATCATCGATGATTGAATCATTCTATTATTGTTCTCTCGCATATGGTGAGAACACGCACAACATCTGCAGCCGGACGGAGCCGGAGCCTCCTGTGGCAGCTACTACTAGGGCAGAGGTAGAGGCAGAGCTCAACCTAGAGGTCGAGCAGAAGCACCCGTAGTGGAGCCTCAGATTGATCATGAGGTCCCAGCTCAGACCGTACTCCTCAAACTAGCTCAGGTCCTGGAGGGGTTCATAGCCACTCAAATGCGTCAGGACGCTCTAGTTCGCTTGGTGGGCCTTATGGTGAGTTTGGCCCAGACCGGTGGATTTCCactagcaccagccgtctctcgggCTGGGGGGAGCATAGACTTCTGCTACTCACACCTCCTAGTAGGTGGCTCCCCTATATCAGACTCTAGCAGCCCAGCCAGTTAGGGTAGTTCAGCCGGTTGTTGTGGCATAGGCCGGTAATAAGCCTGCTATGTTTTTTAAGGCCTTgttgaggttggataagtttaccaagctcttccctATTCATTTAAGTggtgcaccttctgaggacccataGGATTGCTTGAGCCATTTCCACGAGGTGTTGCGCAACATgggtatagttgagaccaatagAGTCAATTTGGTAGTGTTCCAGATGACCGGTtctgccaagagatggtggagagattatatgTTAAATAGACCAGTTGGTTTACCTCCACTTACCTGGGATTAGTTTCCGTAGATTTTTCTAGAGAAGTACATTCCTTTCACTTTGAGGGAGGATTACcataggcagtttgagcgtcttcagcagggtagcatgactgttacctagtatgagactTGATTTGTGGACCTAGCTCGCCATTCCATTATTTTTCTCCCTACTGAGAGGGAGAGAGTGAAGAGATTCATTGATGGGCTCACTTTCACTATCAGGCCACAGGTGGCTAAGGAGACCAGAGATGATATTTCTTTTCAGATGGTCGTCGAGATTGCCAGATGGATCGAGATGGTTCGTGGTCAGGACAGGGGGCCAGTATCTTATAATAGGCCTCATCATTTCAGTGGTTTTAGTgatgcctcgtctggaggcaggggtaattttggtagaggccatcctcccatgCCATTTCAGTCAGCGCTTCAGGCATCCTACGGTGCTTTGAGTAGTCATGGTCCTTTTGTAACCCATCCTGAGCAACTAGCCTATAGTGGACCATCAggtcctattagtgcacctctgaTCCAGAGTTATTAGAGTGGTTATCCAAGTCAACAGGGCCAGTTCTAGGGTCAGCAGTCACAAcagtcgagggcttgttatacttgtggagaTTCGAGGCACCTTTCTAGATTTTGCCCTAGATCATAAGGGCGTATGAACCAACAGGGTTCCTATGCCATGATTCCGGCATCGGTTTCTCCAccacctgctcagctagctagaggtaggaGTTAGGCTGCTAAAGGTGGAGCTCAAgtcattagaggtggaggtcaggccgttagaggtggaggccagctagctaGAGGCCGTCCGAGAGACAGAGGTCAGAGTGGTGGTGCCCAGCCCTATTTTATGCATTTATGGCTAGACCTGAGGCCGGGTCATCTCACgccatcatcacaggtattgttccagttttctatagagatgctttagttctatttgatccgggctctacttattcctataTGTCATCCCATTTAGCTTTATATCTGGTTGTACCttatgattctttgagtgctcatatGTTTGTGTCCATgcatgtgggagattctattgttgtagatcgtgtctatcactCATGTGTGATTactattgggagtcttgagactagtacaaatctcctacttcttgatatggtggactttaatgttattttgggcatggatttgcTGTCAttgtatcatgctatattggactatcgTGCCAAGACGGTAACCTTAGCCATgctggggttgcctcgattagagtagaGATGGACTTCTGGttattctaccagcagggttatttcttatgtgaaggctcgacgcatggtcgagaagggatgtttagCCTATTTGGCCTATATTCGCGATTCTAATGAGGAGAttccttccatggattcggtactagttgtgcttgagtttccagaggtgtttcctgcagacatgccggggatgccacccaacagggatattgacttctgtattgatttggctccgggcactcagcccatttttattccaccATACTGTATGGCCACGCCGGAGTTGAATGAATTGAAGGATCAATTACATGATTTTCTTGACaagggattcattagacctagtgtctcacctcgGGGTGCGCCCGTGTtgttcttgaagaagaaggatggttctatgaggAAGTGTATAAACTATCAGTAGTTCAACAAAGTGattatcaagaacaagtacccgttgccgaggattgatgacttatttgatcagcttcaaggtgccaagtatttttGAAGATTAATTTCAGGTCTGGcaaccatcagttgaagattagggcatccgatgtccctaagacagctttttggACTCAGTATGGGCATTAtaagttcctagtgatgtcatttgggttgacagatgccccagcaacatttgtggatttgatgaaccgggtattTAAGCCCtatttggggcatgttgtatcagacGAGGGCATTAAAGTGGAtcttaagaagattgaggtagtttaaaactggcctagacctatTTCATCTATAGAGATTTAGAGTTTcctgggtttggcgggttattatcgtcggttcatggaggggttttcatccatagcaGCCCCATTGATTAGATTGGACTAGAAGGGTACTCCGATAAGGTGGTCTGATGCGTGTAagttgagctttcagaagctcaagacagctttg
This genomic stretch from Nicotiana sylvestris chromosome 9, ASM39365v2, whole genome shotgun sequence harbors:
- the LOC138877968 gene encoding uncharacterized protein; this translates as MARPEAGSSHAIITGIVPVFYRDALVLFDPGSTYSYMSSHLALYLVVPYDSLSAHMFVSMHVGDSIVVDRVYHSCVITIGSLETSTNLLLLDMVDFNVILGMDLLSLYHAILDYRAKTARRMVEKGCLAYLAYIRDSNEEIPSMDSVLVVLEFPEVFPADMPGMPPNRDIDFCIDLAPGTQPIFIPPYCMATPELNELKDQLHDFLDKGFIRPSVSPRGAPVLFLKKKDGSMRKCINYQ